In the genome of Aspergillus flavus chromosome 8, complete sequence, one region contains:
- a CDS encoding cytochrome P450 encodes MLLLLLETLALAYVAWSLVAMEINYRRACAMKIPLVRLCIDPQNLLWVILEPHLWPWLDRLPINWGNFGRYSRRGWYFADRGESHRRYGPIWALVTPKEIYINVADSEAIHDIFQRRTDFIRPVEQYTVLEVYGPCISTANTTDWPRHRKVLATPFNESVMSFVWDESVEQTRQMIDIWASPDLDKISSVAKDTRTLSLNVLAAIGFRKSYPFRSGNGNSHREQSDSVSYRDALQTVLDNAILLMIMPRRLLSLSFAPESWQQLAKAATDFKQHMVRMLDEEVQALNEGKAGSGGLMTSFVRVMNLKQEDAPSKGLTTDEIFGNIFVINFAGHDTTANTLSFGLLLLAAYPEVQDWVAEELLLLTNTKGQYADLFPKLNRCRAVMLETLRLYPPIPSLPKWTNDQAQPLKVGDRTIMIPPKVGINPSLLTMHIDPQHWEDPLEWKPSRWITPTKLVRATSIEDEQLITPVRCTYFPWSDGPQNCPGNKFSQVEFVAVIASLFRHHRISPVANAGETFQQTRERVLATTRDVDLQLLLRMKDAERVHLKCRRV; translated from the exons ATGCTTCTACTGCTGCTCGAAACTCTGGCCCTGGCCTACGTGGCCTGGAGCTTGGTAGCGATGGAGATCAACTACCGCCGCGCGTGTGCTATGAAAATTCCTCTGGTGCGGCTGTGTATCGACCCCCAGAACCTACTTTGGGTCATTCTCGAGCCCCATCTCTGGCCCTGGCTCGATCGACTTCCCATCAACTGGGGTAATTTTGGTCGCTACTCTCGGCGCGGCTGGTACTTTGCCGACCGAGGCGAGTCGCATCGCCGCTACGGTCCGATCTGGGCGCTGGTCACTCCCAAGGAAATTTACATCAATGTCGCCGACTCAGAAGCAATCCATGACATCTTCCAACGACGGACGGATTTTATTCGCCCCGTGGAACAGTATA CGGTGCTCGAAGTCTATGGACCATGTATCTCCACGGCAAATACAACCGACTGGCCACGTCATCGAAAGGTGCTTGCTACTCCTTTCAACGAGAGTGTGATGTCCTTTGTATGGGATGAAAGTGTGGAGCAGACCCGCCAGATGATTGACATCTGGGCCTCTCCAGACCTCGATAAGATCTCCAGCGTCGCGAAGGATACCCGTACACTATCGTTGAATGTCCTCGCTGCTATAGGATTTCGAAAATCGTATCCTTTTCGCAGTGGTAATGGCAACAGTCACCGGGAGCAAAGTGACTCTGTAAGCTATCGTGATGCCTTGCAGACCGTGCTCGATAATGCCATCTTGCTGATGATTATGCCGCGGCgactcctctctctttcgtTTGCTCCGGAATCGTGGCAACAATTGGCCAAAGCCGCGACGGACTTTAAGCAGCACATGGTGCGTATGCTGGACGAGGAGGTACAGGCCTTGAACGAGGGCAAAGCTGGCTCGGGGGGTCTGATGACGTCCTTTGTGCGCGTCATGAATCTCAAGCAGGAGGACGCACCGTCAAAAGGACTGACTACCGACGAGATCTTTGGCAACATATTCGTGATCAACTTTGCGGGACATGATACAACGGCCAATACGCTAAGTTTCGGACTACTTCTATTGGCCGCGTACCCCGAGGTGCAAGACTGGGTTGCAGAGGAGCTCCTGTTGTTGACAAACACCAAGGGTCAATATGCTGACCTTTTCCCCAAGCTCAATCGCTGCCGCGCTGTCATG CTGGAAACCCTCCGTCTCTACCCCCCGATCCCTTCCTTACCCAAATGGACCAACGACCAGGCCCAACCACTGAAAGTCGGCGATAGAACGATCATGATCCCACCAAAGGTAGGAATCAATCCTAGCCTTCTCACAATGCACATCGATCCTCAGCACTGGGAGGATCCGCTGGAATGGAAACCATCACGATGGATCACGCCCACCAAGTTGGTCAGGGCGACTTCGATCGAAGATGAACAACTCATCACTCCGGTGCGGTGCACGTACTTCCCCTGGTCGGATGGGCCACAGAACTGCCCCGGGAATAAATTCTCGCAGGTGGAGTTTGTCGCGGTCATCGCCAGTCTTTTCCGGCATCACCGGATCAGTCCCGTCGCGAACGCGGGAGAGACGTTCCAGCAGACGCGCGAGAGGGTGCTGGCTACTACGAGAGATGTTGATCTGCAGCTGCTTCTACGGATGAAGGATGCAGAGCGGGTACATTTGAAATGTCGGCGGGTCTAA